Within the Leptospira stimsonii genome, the region CGCGACGGGCGTCCCGAAAGAAAAACCTCCGTCCGCGGTAATCGAGATTGGATCGGTCCCGTTATTTTTTAGAACGAGCCCGCTTCCTATGACGTTCGAAGCGGAACCGTTGATTGTATAAGAATTGGTGGAACAAGAAACTGAGATTCCGCTGATCGCAGAAGAAGTTACCGATCCGCTTCCTCCCGTTACCGAACAAGTCTGAGTCGGCGAACTCGGATTTTGCGAAACGGTAACGTTATAAGTTCCTCCGCTTGAGATCGGGCTTGCAAATGTATAAGTAGTATTCGAATTCACCGCGAGATCGTCGGTCCCATTGTTCTTTAAGGTAAGGCCGGTCCCGGAAAGACCGGATACGGAGATCCCAATGCCGAAAGAACTTGTGGAACAGCTGACTGCAACGTTTGTGACATTCGCACCGGAAACTAAGCCTGAGCCGTTCGTGACGGAGCATACTTGAGAAAGAGAAGTAGGGTTCTGCGAGACCGTAACCGTGTATGTGGAACCACTCGCAATCGCGGTTGAAAATTCGAAACTACCGTCCGCGGTAATGGAGGTCGGATCTGTTCCGTTGTTTTTCAGAACAAGCCCGGTTCCGTTCAGACCGGTCACACTACCGTTGATCGTATAAGAATTTGTAGAACAAGTGATGTCCACATTCGTTTTATTGGAACCGGATATCAAACCCGAGCCGTTCGTCACTGAACAAGTCTGAGTCGGCGAACTCGGATTTTGCGAAACGGTGACGTTGAATGTTCCTCCGCTAGAAATTCCAGTGGGAAAAGTATAAGTCCCGTTTGTAGAAATTGCGATGTCGTCCGTTCCATTATTCTTTAAAGTTAATCCCGTGCCGGAAAGACCGGAAACTGTACCACCCACTGCGAAAGAATTCGTAGAACAAGTAATGTTCACGTTCGTAATATCGGCTCCCGCGATCAAACCGGAACCGTTGCTAACGGAGCAAGTTTGGCTGATAGAACTTGGGTTTTGCGAAACGGTGACGTTATACGTGCCTCCGTTTACAACCTTGGTTGCAAACGAAAAAGAACCGTTGGCAGAAATGGAAGTGGAATCGGCGCCGTTGTTTTGTAGAGTCAGTCCAGTGCCGTTTAAGCCGGTAACCGTACCCTGAACGCTGAAACCAACGACGGAACAAATCACTTGAATATTCGTAATCGGTTGAGAGAATACGATACCGGAGCCGTTGCTAACGGAACAAATTTGTGCGGGAGCAAATGGATTTTGTCTGACCGTGACGTTGTAAGAAGCGGATCCGGCGACCTTTTCGTTAAAAACGAACGTACCATTTGCCGTAACGTTGATTGTATCCGTTCCATTATTCATCAGAATCAGTCCTGTTCCCGTTAATCCGACAACGGTTCCACCGATCGGTTCCGGAGTCAGATCCACACCGTTCGTAGTGATAAACCCGGGAATATTAAGAATTGCCTTCAGAGAAAGATTCGAAGAATCCCTATCACCAAGACAATTGAATGTGATTAAAATCGTCGCGATTGCGCTTGTGCAGTGAAAGTATTTTAGCAAGGTTTTCATAATATTTGTGTCTGAGAAATCCGATTTTTTGTATAGTTTCAAGACCGACGGTAATTCCAAATCAGACGCCCTCCAACATTCAGTTTTTCTAAAATAATAAACCAATTCCTTTCTAATTCTTTTACGATGAAGAATTCAGAAAGCCAACGGAAAAGGTTTCGAATTAATTTATAGAACGGATATTTGCATTGTCAGATTATTTATTCAAGTATTTTATTAAATCAGATTCATATATATTATAAATACATGATGTATTAACTTTCGTTCGTAAAATATCGCAGTACATATTTATATTGAATCATAAGAAATTATAAAAAGTAAGAAAAGGAGATCATTTTAAAAACAAGGACTCAGAAAGAAAATGAAAATAGAATTGTAAGTGCTTCACTATGCAAAGGGAGATGGAAAAGAAATTGAAAATGAAATTCATTAGGAAAGAATTCGGATCTTACTATTCGATTGTATGTTAATTGTGTAAAGTTGCCTCGAAACAAACCCAAAGAGAATAAGAAAATCCCTTTGGATTCCAAAACCGTATTCGAGAGTTGAATCGCTCTTCTATTTGAGATCGAATGAAGGTTTATATAACAACTTGTTCCTCGGTCGAAAGTTTTCTTAGGACATCTTCTATCAATGGATAAAATTCCGATTCTTCCCTATCGATTCTCTTTCTGAGATGATCCAAGATCTCCGTCGTCTCTTCCTTGAAGTTCCCGAAATTCATTTCAATCGTAAGAGGATCCGAGTATTTACTCGCATAATCAAGCAACGTGTCCTTTAGGCCGAACATCGTCTTCTGATATTGTTCGAAAAGAGAAACGAGAGTCGGAGAATTATCCGTGTAGTTTTCCATCTTAAGATAAAGCTCCATATCCTCCACATTGAGATGGAAGAGTAAGGAAGCCGAAAAGATAGAAAGTAGTTCGACCAAATGTCCTATGTTCGGATTCGCCTTATCGATTTCAGACTCGATCTGATGAGCGTATTCATTCACTATCCGGTGTTGTTTTTTGAGTTTTCCGATCAATTCCATATTTAATTCCTACTAATTTTTTGAGTCAGTTTCGTCTTGATATATTCTTCTACTTTGGAAGCCTCCAGAGGATAAGAATAGAAATAACCCTGAGCATAGTTGCAATTGAGTTCTTTTAAGAGTTCGTGTTGATTTGGATTTTCAACACCTTCCACGATGATTGCCTTGTCCATCGCTTGGATGAGATTGATCAAGGAAGAGATGATTGTTTTGCTGGAAGATTTAAAGTAGTTAAATAGAAAAACCTTATCTAATTTGATATAATCGACGGGAAGAGTTTGCAGTCTTCCGAGAGAGGAGTAACCTTTCCCGAAATCGTCTATCGCAAAACGATAACCGAAGTCTTTTAGAAGAGCGATTACCTTGTTCACCTTTATTAGATTGGAATCGAAAGAATCTTCGATAATCTCCAAAATGATAGAATCCGGAGAAATGCCGTAAAAGTCGGTCGCTTCCTTTAGGACGTTGAAAATCTGTTTGTCGTTCAGTTGTTTCGCAGAAATGTTAAGCGAAATGCAGATTTGGTTCTCTTTTAGGATGGAAGTGCTGTAGGATTTCAGAGTATCCCAGATCAACCATTCTCCGATCGTTTTAATAAAACTCGAACTTTCGGCGATTGAAATAAAACTTGCAGGCATCAGCTTTCCTTTTTCGGGATGATTCCAACGTAAAAGAACCTCCATAGAAAGGATCGAGTCTTGGCGTAGATCCATGATCGGTTGGTAGGCCAGTTCCAGTTCGTTTCTGTTTAATACTTTTCTTAAATCGATTTCGATTTTTGCCCTCGTCGCATTTTGTTCGATCGTACTTCGATCATAGTGATAAAATGAATTCGGACCGATAAGAGCCGATTGTTGCACCGCCTCTTCGAGAATCCTCAATGAATTGAGGTCTGAATTGACCAATTGATCAAACTGCGCATAACCTACGTTTGCATTCAGGTGAAATTCCCTTTCTCTATAGGTGAATGGGAATGAAAAAAGAAGAATGATACATTCCGCAAACCACTCCGCCTCCAGTTCGGATTCTATGTTCGCACTTGCGATCAGAAAACGTTCGGAGCCGAGGCGAAAAATTTGATCTCCTTTCGAAATGTATTTCTTGAGACGTTCGGCGATTTTGAGGGCGATCGACTCATAATAAAAATTGTCTTCTTTGTTGAGAATGGAATCCGGATTAGAAAGAGAGATTAGAAAAAGAAAATAAGGTCGATTCGATTTATTGTTGTAGATCCGATTGTTGCTGTAGATAGAAAGAAAGTAGTTTTTGTTGGGAAGGCCGGTAAAGCGGTCCTGATAAAAAGATTCTTTGGAATCGGAGGAAAGATTTTGCCTAACGGTAAGAAAACGGATCGCATAGACTTCTTCCAAATCGTGAACGATAAAGTTCAACATCAGGGTCATGTCGTTGAAATAACCGACATCGATCAGGCCGGACTCAAGAAGAACGCTGGAAAGTCCCATTTCCTTTTCAAATTGAATTCCCTTTGTCGTCTTCAGATAGGACAAGAGAGAATCTTGAATGCTCTGAAAATTCGGAGATTGTAAAAGTTCATCGAATGTTGCGTTCGTGTATAGTAAGTCCCAACTTTTTGAAAAGAGTACAATCCCTTCCTTGGAATTATCGGAACAAAACTTGATCGCTCTTCTTAAGATGAGAGGGGAAACCTGCGTATTGTTAGTCACTTTGCTACCAGCCTATACTTCAGTAGTCTAACAATTTGGATTATAAATAGAAAACGGACTTATAAGAGTTGTAATTTAGTTTTATAAAAAAATAGGAAGTGTGGTCCCTGTGTTGCAATGGCTCAAAATCGGTGAAGCCTTTGAATTTTTTAAAAAGCTCAGGACATGGAAAGGCATAGGGAGGTGGGAATCAGAAGAAGAGTGAGTCTTGATTAAATCAGGCGCTGAATAGGCGGATCGCTTCCGCAAAATTCGATGCAGTTCTCAGCAAGGATTTAAGGCGAGTGAGTTCCAGCATCTTCTCAATTTCAGGCGTAATTGAATAGAGGATGATTCCGGCATTCGGCATTTTGTTGAGTCGAGAATGAGTGGCGATAAAAGTAGCGATTCCCGAAGAATCCATCACCCGTACTCCGGACAAGTCTATTAGAAGAATGTAAACTTCGTTTTCGATCGATTCGTTGAATGCGTCTTTGAGTTTTTTCGCTGAAAAAATATTTATATCACCCTGAATCTGAAAGATGACGGCCGGTCCGGGAAGTGTCCCAGCGGAGGAAATTTGTTCGATCGTTAATTTCATATCGTTTGTCTTGTAATTGATAGAGTCTGATTTGGCATCCATTTCCCTTTCTCCGCGCACATCTTTACTAAGGTTCAAATCTCGATAATTAAATTCAATAAAAATTGAAAAGAAATTTTGAATTGATACGTTTCGCTAACGACGCGGGAATTTTGCGACCGCAATTCCGAAACAGGGGAAAACGAAAGCAATCTAATTCCTCCCTGTGAAAAATAAAACGAATATGGTAATGAATTATAAATCAACACTGCTTCTGTTTTAGAACACAGCGTGAATTAAGATGAAAGTTTTCAATTCGTGCTAATCGCAAAATACGCTTGTGGACCCATTTTCCCTCTGATAGAATCCGAAAAA harbors:
- a CDS encoding hemerythrin domain-containing protein, translating into MELIGKLKKQHRIVNEYAHQIESEIDKANPNIGHLVELLSIFSASLLFHLNVEDMELYLKMENYTDNSPTLVSLFEQYQKTMFGLKDTLLDYASKYSDPLTIEMNFGNFKEETTEILDHLRKRIDREESEFYPLIEDVLRKLSTEEQVVI
- a CDS encoding GGDEF domain-containing phosphodiesterase, whose protein sequence is MTNNTQVSPLILRRAIKFCSDNSKEGIVLFSKSWDLLYTNATFDELLQSPNFQSIQDSLLSYLKTTKGIQFEKEMGLSSVLLESGLIDVGYFNDMTLMLNFIVHDLEEVYAIRFLTVRQNLSSDSKESFYQDRFTGLPNKNYFLSIYSNNRIYNNKSNRPYFLFLISLSNPDSILNKEDNFYYESIALKIAERLKKYISKGDQIFRLGSERFLIASANIESELEAEWFAECIILLFSFPFTYREREFHLNANVGYAQFDQLVNSDLNSLRILEEAVQQSALIGPNSFYHYDRSTIEQNATRAKIEIDLRKVLNRNELELAYQPIMDLRQDSILSMEVLLRWNHPEKGKLMPASFISIAESSSFIKTIGEWLIWDTLKSYSTSILKENQICISLNISAKQLNDKQIFNVLKEATDFYGISPDSIILEIIEDSFDSNLIKVNKVIALLKDFGYRFAIDDFGKGYSSLGRLQTLPVDYIKLDKVFLFNYFKSSSKTIISSLINLIQAMDKAIIVEGVENPNQHELLKELNCNYAQGYFYSYPLEASKVEEYIKTKLTQKISRN
- a CDS encoding STAS domain-containing protein; this translates as MDAKSDSINYKTNDMKLTIEQISSAGTLPGPAVIFQIQGDINIFSAKKLKDAFNESIENEVYILLIDLSGVRVMDSSGIATFIATHSRLNKMPNAGIILYSITPEIEKMLELTRLKSLLRTASNFAEAIRLFSA